In the genome of Rhopalosiphum padi isolate XX-2018 chromosome 1, ASM2088224v1, whole genome shotgun sequence, the window aattttatcaaatttaatgggGAAAATAATTAGACGATGGCTTAATAGTCTAAATGTATTAGATGAGTCATTGTGTTTTTCCTTACAAATAAACTGTTTAGTGTGTAACTTAAAATTTGtagttaatattgattaaaatatcaatttataattattgtatattttgctatatttcaggataaataatttaaatttaacaagaaAAATGAACAccaatataaattctaaattatatcaTGAACATAACATTGTATGGTTCGACGGtgaagtatgtattattaattattattaactctactttaattattgaaataaaaacatttatattattttaaattattagttattacatattatattataaatatttatcttacaaATATTAATGCCATATTAGAACTAAGGCACCGAATTCTACAACCTgatgagattaaaaaaaaaaaagatataagtatatatattataataaattaattttaaaaatgtttatatatatatatatataatatgtcaactACCTACCTGCTGAATTtacttttagtaaatttatgatttgattatgcaagtatattttaaactaaaatattgattttcagATGACTGGATTGGACTATAATCACCATACCTTGATCGAAGCAGCTATAATTATTActgataaacatttaaacattttagctGAGAgtccaaatattattatacatcaatcaGATGAAGTATTAGAAAACATGGAAGATTGGCCTAAAAATCAACAtgcattagtaattattttaacataaattttatttttttgatctcTGTGAAGCGTGTGTTACTTACACTAGGTCCCTGTATTTTTTccagttttttcatttttttttataaactgtaaGTCAGCACACATTGTAGCGATGTTGATAAATTGTGTCCGACTTAATTTTAACGCCAACACCACCACTGCATATGTGAGGAcctttaattcaataattattaaatattttaatttcaatttatttagatGTGTTTATTTACATCTTCATAAGTTTAATTTGATAACCTTTATCTAATTATTGGCCCTTTTATTCTCtatcaataaattgtttttgtgcATTTTTGTTACAAGTATTATACttgcaacataatatattaattttattaagctttcctgtctataattttaatcaaatgacCATTTCATTTGAAGATAGATAAAATTCCATTTGGGCCTGTATTGATGCCCTTgcttttatctaaataaatacaatggaaaataggaatatttatgtaattgacAATTAGTATCACTATTTTGCATAGCAAATGACCTAAATTTCcttatttttagatttgaaaTTTTGCTCATAAGATATAACTTCATAATCTAAACAATCCCCCCCACCCCGGGGCATggcagaaacctacgggtgccccattaaaaattctgccaaTCAGGCGTCCGAACTAGGCCTTTGGGCTTACTCCCGAACATAcgccatacgaaaaaaaaaaaaatctaaacaattttttttattttgtgtgtattttttttagagtgGCTTGACTGAAAATGTTAGAAAGAGCAATATATCAATTGAACAAGCTGATCAAATGTTGTATGACTTTATCAAACCATTTACCCCTAAaggtgattttaaaattatataagtattattcttgattatttaaatacaaccaGGTTAATGTCAGagtaatcattaaattatttcatttattataattttaggtgTATGTCCATTAGCTGGTAATTCAATTTACATGGATAGaacttttattagaaaatatatgccAAAACTCGAAAGTCATTTAAGTTATAGATTAATAGATGTGTCTACTCTAAAAGAGTTGTTTAAgtatgtattaaacataatttgaatatttttttttatttgtaaagtaTTTCATGATATTATGGTGTTTGATAATCTGAAGTCTCATGATAAGAGTTCATAGTAAATCAGTAAATGCAACTGAAAAATTAGGACAATAGATTATCAAAAACTAACTCATCTTGAATTAACAGTACatcttaaatacattataataaaaatgttaaagtaattaaaaaatgtaatttacatgtgaaatgtttaataaatgtatgtattaactTTAGACGCTGGAAACCTGAATTAGCAGATGAAGCTCCAAAAAAATTACTTCAGCATAGAGCTCTTGATGACATCAAAGAAAGTGTTCAAGAGCTCAAATTCTACAAAAGCTGTTtaaagttatgacttatgatgaaataaatacaatttggtgACATAAATTTGCACCAAAACAAGCatcataaaaaagaaaaagaaaatgctTAGTGGATTGTCGCATTGAACTTCCACacctaattatagttatttaaaatctattaataagaTTAAATGATAACCTGATCTTTACTGaattatattgtcatttatCATTAATTCTTCTGCTGCATAAAACAACTATACATAGCAGAGTGCATTAAGACTTAAGAGGATGCCACGCCCACATGTGTTTTCTCCGTCatacaaatgtaaaacataaaactaaattttccaaacaaaaaaaaaaactttatgaaatgtcgtttttatttttttaatataggaaCTACAAAAAAACTTATTCGAGttcaaaaataatggattttgaattaataggaatttttttcatataagtaatatctaaagaataaaaataatattttatggattatgttctcaattatattttgtatcaatTTAAAGTCTTAAAACTCTTAACTATCTCTACAGCCTGAGTGGTTTTATCGCATGCAAAACAATGTTTACTATGTTTTGCATAatatgtaagacagagacaacatatgCGTGTGTAGCATCCTTTTAACAGATATAAACAGATATTGGTGTTAAgccatatttaattttgtttattcttGCAAAGATGATCGGATGATGACATGAgaattattgttcaataatgTTAATGAATACATGTATACCTTTGTAACcagttatactactattaaaatactctattaatataaattttcttatttcattttcaattttttcaatctacttttaaacattatacCAGAGGTATTCAAACTGTGTATCGAGTGATTTGGAGATGGGAGCTGCGTTAAAGAAACGGaaactaaaatgaataaaaatatctgGCAAAAGTTAAATTAAGAAGATGAGAACAACTAGGTATTTCTAAACTAtagaatcaaaatttgaacatataatgaaaatatgaaatataaacaagcTCATCAATCtcactaaattttaattaattaatttttttatttatatttatgaagcataaaatatttcatttcattttttctgtagtatatttatttgtaaattgtaataaataaataaatgttaatacattataagaatttaaatacactatataaCTAACCATTATAACCATTGTTTTTTAGTCATTACTAATTTGGGAGCTGAAAATATATTGTGATGACTCAAAGAAGTTGTGGGATGAAAAAGTTTGAATACCTctgcattatacattatatcaaGCATTAttctgatatttataaaaaaaaaaaactgttcaaACAATCATAATTGTatcaataagaaataaataaggaacaaaatgatttaaaataattatttttataatgctttaaaaaatatttaacatacataacaatattatgtaactaaatTACACAAGatgttatttttctatatgaaaaataaataatgaggaaactacaatattattttaatttaaactgtataatacataaattttaataaacatgtttaattttaaatgaataattttgtataatataagaaactGAACAATTTGTTGTTTTCATTATTCATGAACTATAAGCTAAAGACAATACTGTAAGAAGTAAGCTACCAACAATTACACCATAACCAGTTGTATAAACTTGTTTAATGGTCAAACATTTACCAGCATCCCATACCTAAACAAAACaagtagtattaatatttttaaactaaaataggtattaagTTCATTAAAACTCACCAAATGTCTAATGCCATTACATAGGTGATAGAAAAATGGAAAAGCAACTAATCCTTTAGCTGACATGATAGCAGCTGATGGTAGTTCTAAACCATGTACAAATTGCACAAATGTCGGCAAATCCGTGAGAaggaatactataataaaatatttaaattaatacaaaactatagttgaaaaataatacctaacaagttaatgaaatataaatagcgctatttcataaataatgggctactaaatatatatatatatatgatattggtgttttataactatattaaatcaaCTAGTAGTGGTGTTAAATAGGAgccacttttaaattattttataaatataatcagttttgttttttaattatacaataaactttTCAATatagataaaagataaaaatatttaatatcttacaTGCTCCTAATCCAGCAGTTACACCACTCAATGCGACTCCAGTTCCACGGTGTGTAATAGATAATATGGTTGTTAATTGAGGCTTATAAATTGTCAAATGAGGAGACATAGGTCTACTAAGGcgaccatttttttcatcatGAGTCTCACCTAATTTATATTCAACTTCTTGAGCACTTTTAACTTGCATGGTAATCATACGgtgtctaaaaaataaatatatatttttacattactaTATATTCCAGATTTTTAACTACATTTATGgagataaatagataaatatttgattttgataaagCAATAACCAAAAGTATAAAAAGGGGGCGCTATAGATGCAGCTAGAACCTCCTCTACaatcatgtttatttataatgaatgtatcatataaattcaCATGATGatgaaaaacattttgtattacaaattggctattttagaatacaataatataaattaatcttcaaaatataaatattagtctttttatatgaataagtaataacaatttaattttattgtttttcataacAATCACCCATGAAAATTCaaagtataggtaataaaaataactacaatagCCAAAGTGTTTAAACAATTTactaatagataatagataataacactttattttcaacattctaaaaactttaaaaaaaaaattaaaatcaaaatggtTTTACTTACATTGTTGGCATTTGGAAAGACATTGTTTGTCTAGCTGTGCATAGTCTGTGTacactgaaatattttataatatttttttaacaattaataattacaatttacaaaccattttttaaattttatttttttaaatataatatataatatagatttattttattatgttataataactgAGTAGTACtatcttaaaaacaataatatttttagagaaaaatgtacgttttaagttttaacgctaaagtagaatatttatacatttaaaataataattattttattgttatgcagttatgataaatatttatttaagaataaaaacaatatgaaaTGGATAGTCTTCATCTTTTATCAACTGTCTAAATATTTGAGAGTGTTGCCAGGCTGAGTCTCCGGATCCTCCAGTTAAACTTGCATTTAATGTTACATAATTAGAATCTTTCATTTGATCAATAAAGACTTCGTTGATATTTTCTATAGTAGGCAaatttacagtaatattatttccaATCAACCTCCATTCAACTTGACCCGTATTAAATAAAGctgtagtataaattaatttaatgtcttGCACAACTAAACCAGTTGATGAAAAGTCAAATCGCCATTCTATTGTTGATTTTTCACAGTTTTCTTCTCTACATAAGTAAACAGTTTTCCAATCCAATTCTTCTTTGCGGAATATTgaactataactatatacaccACTTTTCCATCCTTCATGAACGCTGTTACCATggatatatttatcaaaagcTGTAGAATATTTGAGTTCAAATCTTTTATTGGCTATTTCAGTTTCAGATGGAGTCCAAACAAATTTCTCAATTTGAGTTTCTCCTCGAGCTAATCTCCATGTAAGAGCCCCAGATGTTCTGCCACCATAATTTTCAACATCAGTACATTTAGTTTGAAATAACATTTCAATACATTCTTTCAAACGTCTTTCTGCAATATATTTACGCCTtgacaatgataaattattttgtttatgttgcgataaatttaaaattatattcaacaacTCGGTTTCTGAACAAAGTGTTCTTCTTTTTAAAACACTCTCATTATTTTCTACATACCGCCAAGTGACATCTTGAACTTCTTCATTAGAATAGGCTAGAACatatgacaatttttttccCCAACCTTTTTCATAAAGTAAAGGCTTATCTAAAGCAGTTTCACACGGGTCACAATGAATCCATCTTTTTTGATTAACTGACCAGACTTCAGTCCAAACATGATCAGTTTTATCAATTACCAATCTTGCTTCCCAACCAAGCGCTCTACAGAATAAAGTAAAACAGTTGGCCCATTCTCCACATCTTCCCTGACGAGTAATCAAAAGTTGTTCACAAATACCATATctcttaaaatttgtaattgaaCAACAGTTATCACATTCATACAATTctgaatatttaacattttcatcTACTTTATCGTGATTAATTCCTTTAAATTTAGTAGAACTACAGCAGAACTGGCAAACTGGTGTCTCAAACCATTTGAAAAATGACTTTTTAAACCATATCATAAGTTTTAACATCATTTTTTCATGGTATAatgaatcattatttttgttaaaatttgaaaacaacTCAATATCTTCTGGTGATAAATTTTCCAATGCtttactttgtaatattttatcttcaaaCTTAAGTACATTCAATGATGTTGAACTAATTTCTTTTAAGaaactattttcatttaaatttaatttttgatattctgaaattatgtttataagttgttgcttataattgtttaatgtacTTAAGCTTATACAATCTGGTAAAACTAAAGAAATTCCATCATCTATAAACCCAATTTCAAAAAGAAATTCCATTGCACCAGAAAATGGTATAAGATCATTTTGAATAACATCACCATTCAAATAGAGTCTTCTGAATTTTGGTTGATATGgatgatttattatatcattaaggAGCTTCAATAAAACATTAACAACTCGAAAACAGATATCAATATTGTTGGTTTTTATGTCATTTAAACTTTgtaacattttgtaatattgggtaatagttacaaaaaaattaaactaaatttatgattacacattaactaataataatataatattaccttctTAAATATAGAGCCATTATGTgagtaaaaaattacaatatatttagcaAATTAcacttgtataaataaattatactttgaaTAGTGAATTAGtaaaaactgataaattatttaatatttatgatatcaaGGTGAATAATActgaattgaaataaaaattattatttatcatacattacCCTAGAACAAAAATCAGTAGTTAGTAGTGTTACAAAGTTTTAGTAGTGGTAAATAGAGTATTCAATATCAGCtgattatcgttataataatttattatcagtaTGTTGTAGCAGTTTATTCTGATCatgactaataatttatattttacgtgcGTTGGTATTTTGATGTTGGTCACACCCttgatttaaaatactataaaaaaatatataaatacataatattattatgaatacttaaatttaatactattttttttatagtaaaggAGACAGATTTTTGAACTGAATTTTCCGAACAAAGATTTATTTGAATTGTTGTGGTTGTCCTCATAGACCTATTAACTaagttaatttagttaattggTCTATGGTTGTTCTATAATAGTGTAGTTAAGTCACAGTCATAGGTGCACATTCAGTCTTAAACTAGGGAGTGTTATAATGTTGTACCCTAAAGTGACCCGTAGCCCGTAggtggttaggttaggttcgcTCCCCACACTCCCTATCGGTTATACATACCAgacgtattaatttaatttcaattcaaattataaattactacattaaaaaagtgtcTAGTGAATctaattttgaataaacaatCTTTTTtgtccaatatattataacaatataatcattaatcgagTTAACTGATACTGAATACTttcctttataatatgaaatcaatgaataacaattatattaatatattgtatatttataatatcataaatataaaatataattatatgtataaatgtataacatgatttaatataataatatttatataggtaggtatagccGGTAAGGAAAACTAAAaagaattacaaattaaaatatattaaatctaattttcttgGTTTGCAAACCTGTTAATTATATGTTCATTTTTAACCCATTTGCTAGTTCTCTAAGTTCtcttttctatttatataaaaacgaaaGATTAATAAATCTACTCAGTAGGTAGTAgggtagtaggtaggtactcacCACACTGGTGCGTAACCAAATATTAATGCAGTGCATTGACGACTTTTTTTCATAATGTTGCTGACGACTGACGAGTGATGAGATTGATATGGTTATTGCaacttgaataaattataaaaagttcgAACATATACTTCCGGATTACATGCGCACATGAGAAAACTtccagcaaataatttttataagtgtttcaAGCATTTAAGCTCAAATTTTTACATTGCATATTCATCCGTAAAATTACTATTTCtcatcaaacaattttaattttaaatacttgaaattttgactaaatgtttatatatgttattatcattttcaaaatttatatcataacactgaacattctattataattctataagtcttacatatagttataaatacacCTTGATATACATATTAGATTTATACCATATAGAAGCATGACCGCCATGAGCCCAtgacatatacaaatatttaagtcTAAAGTAGGTATAGAAgcgtataaaatagttatatttagttttatttactcATCATTGTTTCGTCCGTGCGCAATACTGAACGAAAATGTAATACTTCTACAAGTACAatctatttaacttaatttatgacatttataaattattcttagtagaaattatgatataaattatacaaatattagcaCTTTAGCAGtatctatttacaattttttttttaatattagaagaACTCATGCGTGGTGTAAATTTGGAAAGTATTGGTGGGGGGGGGGAGggagaagtaaaaaaaaatcttaaatttaagcTAATTAAAGGCGTAATGTTATttcaacatataaataaaaattaaatgttacctattatttatataattaatatttatattcatatattaaaataaattataataaatacagaaaacatttagaaaataataaaataaaacatagttaatcaaatgtattatttggtaTATCTGCAGTTAAGAAAAACTGCACATTTCTTCGTTTtatggtgtatattatatgagtcattatgtaatataataccatgataatatttaataaattataagctaatattatttttccagaTGAGGACAAGTGTCCTGTCTTTTCCACCCCCTCCCCCCAATGCGCACCAATTGACAGGAGTAAAACTAAAGGGAGGCTCAGGGTCGTTTGCCACCCTAAACTTACCTTAGTCGGCCAATCggactttatttaatattatagtcattgtaaaaaattattctataatttaatgaaaaaaatgtattttatatatttataaatataactcgtAAAATTCAGTGATAGGTCATATAGGTAATACTTACAAGTAACAAATAACGTCTAAATCTCTTGCAGATATTTGATACACCATACACCACAACCAAATTTAGAGTCTTATTTTGTGACGCATAAACGTTTAAATGATTATTGCCTATTAGTGTTCCCAATATAAAATTCtactaacaataattgtatgtaaaattattctCTATGTGAGAAACTATCACTTTCCAATATTGTACTCCACAATGCATTAATGCCTAACcttgcattttatttattatcattacaaaACAAACTTTTATTGGAAACTAAACCCTTTTGAATTTAACTGGAAAATCATTGGACTATTATGTAActcagtgaaaaaaaaatttggataaGGTATTGTtagtaattatcatattatgataaactcttgttttaatttaattaatatattttaatcttaaaaatatattaagtaacaaTTTGGTATAAGAAAATagcatgtaaaaataatttaattaaactaattacaCGACTGAAGTTACAggaaaaaacacttaaaaaatataaaaatagcaaataagtaaaatatgaataaataaatatttacgtagAATAAATATGGCTTTTAAatagacaattttataattacgtcacatttttattcgtatagagttacataacaaatatttggaaattaaataaaaacaaattataaatatatatatatttattattatacaggacGTTTTGAATAGATTGCTCCGATTTTGAATGATTATAActcttttttgaaaaatatagtatagaaaAAGTAAATACCTATACTAGTTGAATCTTTACATTCcaacaaattttcaataaattttcaaGTGGTCACCATCCTAAATTCCTCCGAACGCACTCTAACCTCCAACGTCATGTTGCATTAAACGTCccgtatagatatttaaatataatttatctaaccACGAATAtacataacttatataatacaatggtaaaaaccaataattttttgGAAGTTTCTACCTAACGAATATTGTCCATTGtaattgttatatacttatatgattCATGTTGTATGACAATATCGtcataatgtcatattatttataatatagattatacctAGTTATTGcataaatacaattcaaatacaaactaaatactttcatattaatttttattaaatggaaTTAAGGGAcacaattttagtatttttagaaACATATTCAACCTTagaaaacgaaataaataaataataatgtatggtgtcattcaacaaaattataatgaaaaaatagtaaaaaaaaatacaataatataataatttttatatattggtttataaaaatgcttcaaaaaaattatgctaaagaaaatttaaaaaacgtttATAGTTTTCAATTTAATGAGAGGTTACTGACTTTCTGTTAAAAGGATTGTTccaagataaataattttagcatACTTCGCAGTTAAAGTAGATAGATTCACATACCTGATATCTCTATTATTTTATGCGTCTCCTGTATACATGATGCGCCTGCAATGTACGCGTTTAGACTTCAGCAGACGGAAATTTATGACCTATGAATATCGTAGCAATACATATCTATATAGGCTGTGAATAATTTGGAGCCTCCATTTTATtagacatatttaaaaatatttttttaactattaaattgtataaatgtattacaatttttttaaattgttcaatcaACAAACAAAAATCCATCATTATCCagctagaaataaataatacaactatatttataacttttttttatgtaatatgtatcacACACGAACAACAAGTCAAACAATTACAATTGTTACATACTTATACACATaggatttattttgttttgatgttactaatttatatgtacgtgtataggttataggtatacaatatgtcaatacaTATACATCATGTGTATACATCATTTAAAACCGTATGCTCACTATTCGACTGTtgtcaataatatcattttaatgtaTTGGTATAgttggtaggtatattaaaagtaaataaaaatataatactttgtgtttagtattaaaaaaaaaaacattatattgatGGTGCCCGCGATCTGTGGTCAATCATAATTTTGTAGGTTGTACTTGGAGTTTAGGTTTTACACaaaatactgtaaattataaagATCGTGaaggttaattataattttgtacgaCAAAAGTGATTCTTAACGATAGTCATTAGTCATGACTcatagtaggtaggtaggtacgtatataatataataataaacgaaataTAAGTCGAATACGTTAAAaatgagttattatataataaaaatcccCGAGAACCTGCAAGAaggtcatttattatattatgtacacgtaagataatggataataatatataataatattaaaatgtatatataaatatacattatatacttgtCGTATAATAATAGGCGTTTTTCTTATTATAGTACACGACTTTCATAACACCTACAAATACGCGCGTGAACGCACGCCATCGCAATAATGAGATCGAGCTGCGCTCTcccgataaaaaattaattatgtttggtaaaaaaaatccaataagt includes:
- the LOC132928262 gene encoding probable oligoribonuclease isoform X1, giving the protein MNMLKFNNLIKQLKTINNLNLTRKMNTNINSKLYHEHNIVWFDGEMTGLDYNHHTLIEAAIIITDKHLNILAESPNIIIHQSDEVLENMEDWPKNQHALSGLTENVRKSNISIEQADQMLYDFIKPFTPKGVCPLAGNSIYMDRTFIRKYMPKLESHLSYRLIDVSTLKELFKRWKPELADEAPKKLLQHRALDDIKESVQELKFYKSCLKL
- the LOC132928285 gene encoding succinate dehydrogenase cytochrome b560 subunit, mitochondrial-like, with amino-acid sequence MALYLRSVHRLCTARQTMSFQMPTIHRMITMQVKSAQEVEYKLGETHDEKNGRLSRPMSPHLTIYKPQLTTILSITHRGTGVALSGVTAGLGALFLLTDLPTFVQFVHGLELPSAAIMSAKGLVAFPFFYHLCNGIRHLVWDAGKCLTIKQVYTTGYGVIVGSLLLTVLSLAYSS
- the LOC132928262 gene encoding oligoribonuclease, mitochondrial isoform X2 → MNTNINSKLYHEHNIVWFDGEMTGLDYNHHTLIEAAIIITDKHLNILAESPNIIIHQSDEVLENMEDWPKNQHALSGLTENVRKSNISIEQADQMLYDFIKPFTPKGVCPLAGNSIYMDRTFIRKYMPKLESHLSYRLIDVSTLKELFKRWKPELADEAPKKLLQHRALDDIKESVQELKFYKSCLKL
- the LOC132928255 gene encoding peptide-N(4)-(N-acetyl-beta-glucosaminyl)asparagine amidase, with product MLQSLNDIKTNNIDICFRVVNVLLKLLNDIINHPYQPKFRRLYLNGDVIQNDLIPFSGAMEFLFEIGFIDDGISLVLPDCISLSTLNNYKQQLINIISEYQKLNLNENSFLKEISSTSLNVLKFEDKILQSKALENLSPEDIELFSNFNKNNDSLYHEKMMLKLMIWFKKSFFKWFETPVCQFCCSSTKFKGINHDKVDENVKYSELYECDNCCSITNFKRYGICEQLLITRQGRCGEWANCFTLFCRALGWEARLVIDKTDHVWTEVWSVNQKRWIHCDPCETALDKPLLYEKGWGKKLSYVLAYSNEEVQDVTWRYVENNESVLKRRTLCSETELLNIILNLSQHKQNNLSLSRRKYIAERRLKECIEMLFQTKCTDVENYGGRTSGALTWRLARGETQIEKFVWTPSETEIANKRFELKYSTAFDKYIHGNSVHEGWKSGVYSYSSIFRKEELDWKTVYLCREENCEKSTIEWRFDFSSTGLVVQDIKLIYTTALFNTGQVEWRLIGNNITVNLPTIENINEVFIDQMKDSNYVTLNASLTGGSGDSAWQHSQIFRQLIKDEDYPFHIVFILK